From the Excalfactoria chinensis isolate bCotChi1 chromosome 1, bCotChi1.hap2, whole genome shotgun sequence genome, one window contains:
- the ZBTB20 gene encoding zinc finger and BTB domain-containing protein 20, protein MTERIHSINLHNFSNSVLETLNEQRNRGHFCDVTVRIHGSMLRAHRCVLAAGSPFFQDKLLLGYSDIEIPSVVSVQSVQKLIDFMYSGVLRVSQSEALQILTAASILQIKTVIDECTRIVSQNVGEVYPVIQDSGQETPRGTPESGTSGQSTDTESGYLQSHSQHSVDRIYSALYACSMQNGSGERSFYSGAVVSHHETALGLPRDHHMEDPSWITRIHERSQQMERYLSTTPETTHCRKQPRPVRIQTLMGNIHIKQEMEDDYDYYGQQRVQILERNESEECTEDTDQAEGTESEPKGESFDSGVSSSIGTEPDSVEQQFMTGLGRDGQQEPSQADQNDIPADGSQPQQQQQQQHVDANSSSPERGNDVEMDSKGLTVNNSTEKGALQPSVNTTVAQPLPTTQIYLRQTESLTSNLRMPLTLTSNTQVIGTAGNTYLPALFTTQSAGSGPKPFLFSLPQPIAGQQTQFVTVSQPGLSTFTAQLPAPQPLAPSAGHSTAGGQGEKKPYECTLCNKTFTAKQNYVKHMFVHTGEKPHQCSICWRSFSLKDYLIKHMVTHTGVRAYQCSICNKRFTQKSSLNVHMRLHRGEKSYECYICKKKFSHKTLLERHVALHSATNGTPGATGTGARAVPAGVVACTEGTTYVCSVCPAKFDQIEHFNDHMRMHVSDG, encoded by the exons ATGACAGAGCGCATTCATAGCATCAACCTTCACAACTTCAGCAATTCTGTGCTCGAGACCCTCAACGAGCAGCGCAACCGTGGCCACTTCTGTGACGTGACGGTCCGCATCCACGGGAGCATGCTACGCGCCCACCGCTGCGTGCTGGCGGCTGGCAGCCCCTTCTTCCAGGACAAGTTGCTGCTGGGCTACAGTGACATCGAGATTCCCTCAGTGGTGTCGGTCCAGTCTGTGCAAAAGCTCATTGACTTCATGTACAGTGGGGTGCTGCGGGTCTCGCAATCAGAGGCCCTCCAAATTCTTACAGCTGCCAGCATCCTACAGATCAAGACTGTGATTGATGAGTGCACAAGGATTGTCTCGCAAAATGTAGGAGAGGTCTACCCGGTGATTCAGGATTCTGGACAGGAGACACCCAGAGGAACACCCGAATCAGGCACCTCGGGGCAGAGCACTGACACAGAGTCTGGCTACCTGCAGAGCCACTCACAGCACAGTGTGGACAGGATCTACTCAGCCCTCTATGCCTGTTCCATGCAAAATGGCAGCGGGGAGCGCTCCTTCTATAGTGGGGCTGTGGTCAGCCACCATGAAACAGCCCTGGGTCTCCCTAGGGACCATCACATGGAAGACCCCAGCTGGATTACCAGGATCCATGAACGGTCACAGCAGATGGAGCGGTACCTCTCTACCACTCCAGAGACCACACACTGCCGCAAGCAACCACGCCCTGTCCGAATTCAAACCTTGATGGGCAACATCCATATTAAGCAGGAGATGGAGGATGACTATGACTACTATGGCCAACAGAGGGTGCAGATCCTTGAGCGCAATGAGTCTGAGGAATGCACTGAGGACACTGACCAAGCAGAAGGCACTGAGAGTGAACCCAAAGGGGAGAGTTTTGACTCGGGTGTCAGTTCCTCCATTGGTACTGAGCCTGATTCTGTGGAGCAGCAGTTTATGACTGGTCTGGGCAGGGATGGGCAGCAAGAACCTTCTCAAGCAGATCAAAATGATATCCCCGCTGATGGCAGtcagcctcagcagcagcagcagcagcagcatgtggaTGCCAACTCTTCCTCGCCAGAGAGAGGCAATGACGTTGAAATGGACAGCAAAGGGCTCACAGTCAATAACAGCACCGAAAAGGGGGCTTTGCAGCCTTCTGTCAACACAACTGTTGCCCAACCGTTGCCAACCACACAGATCTACTTACGCCAGACAGAATCCCTCACCAGCAATCTGAGGATGCCACTGACTCTGACCAGCAACACTCAGGTCATTGGCACAGCTGGCAACACGTACCTGCCTGCTCTTTTCACTACACAGTCTGCTGGCAGTGGCCCTAAGCCTTTTCTCTTCAGCTTGCCCCAGCCCATAGCTGGCCAACAGACACAGTTTGTGAcagtgtcccagcctggcctGTCAACTTTCACTGCTCAACTGCCAGCCCCTCAACCCTTGGCCCCATCTGCGggccacagcacagcaggtgggCAAGGCGAAAAAAAGCCTTACGAATGCACTCTCTGTAACAAGACTTTCACCGCCAAACAGAACTACGTCAAGCACATGTTTGTACACACAG GTGAGAAACCCCACCAGTGCAGCATCTGTTGGCGCTCCTTCTCTCTAAAGGATTACCTAATCAAACACATGGTGACGCACACCGGCGTGAGGGCCTACCAGTGCAGCATCTGCAACAAACGGTTCACCCAGAAGAGCTCCCTGAATGTGCACATGCGCCTGCACCGCGGGGAGAAGTCCTATGAGTGCTACATCTGCAAGAAGAAGTTCTCCCACAAGACCCTGCTGGAGAGGCACGTGGCTCTGCACAGTGCCACCAACGGCACGCCTGGAGCCACCGGCACCGGTGCGAGGGCCGTCCCCGCCGGGGTGGTGGCCTGCACAGAGGGGACCACATACGTCTGCTCTGTCTGTCCAGCTAAGTTTGACCAAATTGAGCATTTCAACGACCACATGAGGATGCATGTGTCAGACGGATAA